In the genome of Pelodiscus sinensis isolate JC-2024 chromosome 3, ASM4963464v1, whole genome shotgun sequence, one region contains:
- the LOC102456620 gene encoding interferon-induced very large GTPase 1-like, whose product MSAGEESPRHSAEGEAAKDDLAKSLEAVGLSAEYWLPKLHTQLGVTSAQALKHLRSEDCLKLERDIRHAWEKQALQDLLKIDPKATMQQLQGERVEGLRKRQEQAKSALQELKAMQEQGRNRQDEVVRRKEEELRRAMDVAPEYWAPAEVPLMKVMENVHKQLNLSEELMSQSETLPDREVVRRASGGLALQGIYKTSQLAEMVEKREQLLELPDGLELFGPQQGPLFEMKEFSSATAESTFTRTMEKLGFSMSLAVKGGFGGFSAETSTDCSSSSESESTHRSRSEHTYLCTTKYSYIPLASCYFPKDRLRLSSAALQELKEIEQLLSLTPEPDTLPLLKSRAGNFFKRFGSHVNQGPLHLGGIFWWKAASQGFRAEQLDEVKKQASDELRSYVGGSYSGLGWGIAAGVTVSNSGSKASFQGTDRKQEQTEIQLCVTKTGGPPGVESLAAWKSGLLASNKTWSVIDRGSQLTPVWDIILANHRQDFKDVYQMGSGLTKAYEALTNLSASPLAGEGTISAVEEARSFLEEVKTWEVTGEEGQLVTLLKFKEKLMEKTNHNSTWIDICLSDRGLQDFLANTVLRCKDLPAQNSTYTKFLLRSLLNPHVYKVKNFPQSSSIIQWLFHAEEKPEKAPPVSELADFIQVLEDMKNSIGAATSPEALEERKVKASLDVCLAFCSLRKALQSREQTDVELLLLSIAASVGYQVESNIFQYLLGCPEINFMSSEMQGAHERYLTLKPQNLSQAQAFLLFTGLTVTPKFKDVSPEEKTKRLIFMKHHLGHLLSGEVMNVLMNSNACEDWNALERNLNALKEGEYETFNSNPQQENIIQELWNVCQRAKETTLQKPRAQVPPRDVQMSEGFRTQDFLNLIKRLGLEKYYPRRMGMADFHVINKTSLHDSQPRMENELPFYFLQKLLMLDYRVRYLVCKDDSKTKPRITRALEMSNKVDESSDATVDVYEDFLNDGEGTDESVTPSRTHVHPMDLQMAIFHCADDFMRQYLSTKLALCQFALPLLVPDPCTSQIEFPLWALSQVQKNWQEVEKSGWETSIKNYKNKLIYQAATPVVSFLRIGRSSHSSKSKILNTLLSKHKHDVFFHRDCRGSSKDGLLMNGVVEIFWYCPGGKDDDRFDSCIAFTNLHGDAREHKQQVRFLQEIASINVVLLTTSDDSTIGKQIVSDCLTSPKPFVCLFTEKENIVASKSNRNIKIAVKNRSEAEFIDELAATIKDLLADSIPSGSLETCVEVARQHGFLIDEDKEECKQAKSMALKVIAFFKETSLLGMKEKLLPLQGELWHKWCKKDKELTRLQDKKKRSIEQHRSLIESEKRAIRHDQVRRASSFNGLMRSVLEILQSQSETTKKYFLQWLKVFMDDLSSDRLAELRQKYHTLWSQMLEEAPPGENSDSENTLKSDLERVSAEINASTIGLEHILREVAQIYEALGSLALEDQHFLELPQIAADLMASGYPIELMDGDASYVPLKWVRAVFDKLTEMLGDKKVFVLSVLGIQSTGKSTLLNAMFGLQFSVSAGRCTRGAFMQLIKVDESLQQSLNVDYILVVDTEGLRAMELASKSTLNHDNELATFVIGLGNMTVINIFGENPSEMHDILQIAVQAFLRMKQVKLSPSCLFVHQNVGEITAKEQNMEGQRRLQQKLDEMTVTAAQQEFCDVNRFSDVIRFDVNTHIHYFAHLWEGDPPMAPPNPSYSQNVQELKSKILMAAKQESQGSVLKLSELKVRIADLWKALLNENFVFSFKNTLEIATYNKLETMFNQWTWQLRSNVLELQTKLNNRIKKREIHQVTRRSLEEEVKGKYDGILNETERYFTEDQDCEILIQWKASVENKLRDLKESLIDETKRKAEELIKLMKNQSKLAAKKSEYENELFKRSQELALQLKGKELSEEELKENFDGLWKRWIYEVSSDAPSVEEPDINVDVENIILEHFKQEPNIAGKIKHFSWKNSFSVDISKHITMKKILGIFDKTLDKCAIRNIEQVTDRILQLVEMIIDTKVQQRVDYNQSYIHEILNEIRREVDSAGKSSNYTFNNEYKMELSLYLCKMAVERFQTMHTTFKTANDPTVYLDKKRDDFFKCFQISCQGATSITTFADFLCHKLAAAIRQAVYDKAAIALANEMRSNYSAFNGNRSKLETSILISLAEEENFEKYRQYIHFPRAFLESYIKKCVDDYCLDKKNPRLKHCLDITLDTFQNRVLLAIYDSTKVVKDKYGSVSLWLDEFCKRFGDDLDLPRSDLKSIEHQEIKDIEFLKEAMIKALLPVLDNLRQEFAVVDMKALKQKPHQMLFDQLCGCWEQCPFCKALCTNTIPGHDGDHSVQFHRPQALNGTQWYGTDQLVIEMCSSLVASDCFMVLCENNQIPYKSYRQAGPAYAKWSIRPDNSAQSYWKWFVCHFRSTLEEDYCAKFEGKGAIPREWEEFSKGAVISELKKL is encoded by the coding sequence ATGTCTGCGGGAGAGGAAAGCCCCAGGCATTCCGCGGAGGGAGAAGCTGCAAAGGACGATCTAGCCAAGAGCCTGGAAGCTGTGGGTCTGAGTGCAGAGTACTGGCTGCCTAAACTGCACACACAGCTGGGCGTTACCTCTGCCCAAGCCTTGAAACACCTGCGGTCTGAAGACTGCCTGAAGTTAGAACGTGACATACGACACGCGTGGGAAAAGCAGGCGCTCCAAGACCTGCTGAAGATAGACCCCAAGGCCACGATGCAGCAGCTGCAGGGGGAGCGCGTGGAGGGGCTGAGGAAGAGACAGGAGCAGGCGAAGTCGGCGCTGCAGGAGCTCAAGGCGATGCAGGAGCAAGGCAGAAACCGCCAGGACGAGGTTGTaaggaggaaagaggaggagcTGCGGAGAGCGATGGACGTGGCCCCTGAATATTGGGCACCGGCTGAGGTGCCATTGATGAAGGTGATGGAGAATGTGCACAAGCAATTAAATCTCTCCGAGGAGTTGATGTCCCAGAGTGAGACTCTCCCTGACAGGGAAGTTGTGAGACGGGCGTCGGGGGGGCTGGCCCTGCAGGGCATTTACAAAACCAGCCAGCTTGCCGAGATGGTGGAGAAGCGCGAGCAGCTCCTGGAGCTCCCAGACGGGTTGGAGCTCTTTGGCCCACAGCAAGGGCCCTTGTTTGAGATGAAGGAGTTTTCATCAgcaacagcagagtccacattcACACGGACCATGGAAAAGCTGGGCTTCAGCATGAGCCTCGCAGTCAAGGGTGGGTTTGGGGGGTTTAGTGCAGAAACCAGCACCGACTGCAGCAGCTCTTCAGAGTCCGAAAGCACCCACAGGTCCCGCTCTGAGCACACCTACCTCTGCACCACCAAGTACAGCTACATCCCCCTGGCCTCCTGCTACTTCCCCAAGGACCGGCTCCGACTGTCCAGCGCCGCGCTGCAGGAGTTAAAAGAGATCGAGCAGCTTTTGAGTCTCACCCCAGAGCCCGACACGCTCCCCCTGCTGAAGAGCCGGGCTGGGAATTTCTTCAAGCGATTCGGGTCTCACGTGAACCAGGGCCCCCTCCACCTGGGTGGGATATTCTGGTGGAAAGCGGCGTCACAGGGAttccgggcagagcagctggatgAGGTGAAGAAACAAGCATCTGACGAGCTCCGCTCTTACGTCGGGGGCAGCTACAGCGGCTTGGGCTGGGGTATTGCAGCCGGTGTCACTGTATCCAACTCAGGTTCCAAAGCCTCCTTTCAGGGCACAGACAGAAAACAGGAGCAAACAGAGATTCAGCTGTGTGTGACCAAGACGGGCGGCCCCCCTGGAGTGGAGTCACTCGCAGCATGGAaatctgggctgctggccagtaaCAAGACCTGGTCTGTGATTGACAGAGGCTCTCAGCTGACTCCAGTGTGGGACATAATCCTGGCCAATCACAGACAAGATTTTAAAGACGTTTATCAAATGGGCAGCGGCCTCACAAAGGCCTATGAAGCTCTAACAAACCTAAGTGCCAGCCCATTGGCCGGGGAGGGAACCATCAGCGCAGTGGAAGAGGCCAGATCCTTCCTAGAGGAGGTGAAGACCTGGGAAGTCACGGGAGAAGAGGGACAGCTGGTGACGCTGCTCAAGTTCAAAGAAAAGCTAAtggaaaaaacaaaccacaacAGCACCTGGATCGACATCTGCCTGTCGGACCGAGGGCTGCAGGATTTCTTGGCAAACACAGTTCTCCGGTGCAAAGATTTACCCGCGCAAAACTCTACATACACCAAGTTTCTGCTGCGCTCTCTTCTGAACCCTCACGTCTATAAGGTTAAGAACTTCCCCCAATCTTCGTCCATCATACAGTGGCTCTTTCATGCTGAAGAGAAGCCGGAAAAAGCTCCCCCTGTTTCTGAATTGGCTGATTTTATTCAAGTCCTTGAGGACATGAAGAATTCCATCGGGGCTGCCACGTCTCCAGAAGCATTGGAAGAACGGAAAGTTAAGGCCAGCTTGGATGTGTGCTTAGCTTTCTGCTCCTTGCGGAAGGCTCTGCAGAGCCGTGAGCAGACAGACGTGGAATTGTTATTGCTGTCCATTGCAGCCAGTGTAGGATACCAGGTAGAAAGTAACATTTTTCAGTATCTCCTTGGATGCCCAGAAATTAACTTCATGTCAAGTGAAATGCAAGGGGCACACGAGAGATATTTGACACTTAAACCGCAGAATCTTTCCCAAGCTCAGGCTTTCCTGCTGTTCACCGGCCTGACGGTGACGCCCAAATTCAAAGACGTGTCCCCAGAGGAGAAGACTAAACGTTTGATTTTTATGAAGCATCACCTGGGTCACCTGCTGTCAGGTGAGGTTATGAATGTCCTTATGAACTCTAATGCATGTGAAGACTGGAATGCCCTGGAAAGAAACCTAAATGCCCTCAAAGAAGGAGAGTATGAAACATTCAATAGCAATCCGCAGCAAGAGAATATAATTCAAGAACTATGGAATGTCTGTCAAAGGGCGAAGGAGACAACCCTACAGAAGCCACGGGCCCAAGTGCCACCAAGGGATGTTCAAATGTCTGAAGGATTCAGAACTCAAGACTTTCTCAATCTGATCAAACGACTGGGGCTTGAAAAGTATTATCCCAGGAGAATGGGGATGGCAGATTTCCACGTGATTAACAAGACCTCTTTGCATGACAGCCAGCCCCGCATGGAgaatgagctgccattttattttttgcaaaagctgttgatgctggactatcgggtaCGGTATCTGGTTTGCAAAGATGACTCTAAAACAAAACCCAGGATTACCAGAGCACTGGAGATGTCCAACAAGGTGGACGAATCTTCAGATGCAACTGTCGATGTCTACGAGGACTTTCTAAATGACGGTGAAGGAACTGATGAGTCTGTGACACCAAGTCGGACACACGTGCACCCAATGGACCTCCAGATGGCAATTTTCCATTGTGCAGATGATTTCATGAGACAGTACCTTTCCACAAAGCTTGCTCTCTGCCAGTTTGCACTCCCACTTCTGGTGCCAGATCCTTGTACTTCTCAAATTGAATTCCCCCTGTGGGCCCTGAGCCAAGTACAAAAGAACTGGCAAGAAGTCGAGAAGTCAGGATGGGAGACGAGcattaaaaattataaaaacaaaTTGATTTACCAAGCAGCTACACCGGTGGTGTCCTTCTTACGAATTGGTCGTTCGTCTCATTCTTCAAAGTCAAAAATTCTGAATACTTTGCTGAGTAAGCACAAGCACGACGTATTTTTCCATCGTGATTGTAGAGGTAGCAGTAAAGATGGTCTCCTGATGAACGGGGTTGTGGAAATCTTCTGGTACTGTCCTGGTGGGAAGGATGACGACAGATTTGACAGTTGCATCGCCTTCACTAATCTTCATGGGGATGCAAGAGAACACAAGCAACAAGTCAGATTTTTACAGGAGATTGCATCTATAAATGTGGTTCTCTTGACAACTTCTGATGACAGCACAATAGGGAAGCAAATTGTCAGTGATTGCCTGACATCACCAAAGCCTTTTGTGTGTCTTTTtactgaaaaagaaaacattgtGGCGAGTAAATCCAATCGAAACATAAAAATCGCGGTGAAGAACAGGAGTGAAGCGGAATTCATTGATGAACTAGCAGCCACAATCAAAGATTTACTGGCTGATTCAATCCCCTCTGGTAGTCTTGAAACATGTGTAGAAGTTGCTCGCCAGCACGGTTTTCTCATTGATGAAGACAAAGAAGAGTGTAAGCAAGCCAAGTCAATGGCACTGAAAGTGATAGCCTTCTTCAAGGAGACTAGCTTATTGGGTATGAAGGAAAAGCTCTTGCCTCTGCAAGGAGAATTATGGCACAAGTGGTGTAAGAAAGATAAGGAACTTACCCGCTTGCAAGATAAAAAGAAGCGAAGCATTGAACAGCACCGGAGCCTTATTGAGTCAGAAAAACGGGCTATACGACACGATCAGGTAAGAAGAGCATCTTCCTTCAATGGTTTAATGAGGTCAGTCCTGGAAATTCTCCAGTCCCAGTCAGAGACCACGAAAAAGTATTTCCTGCAGTGGCTAAAAGTATTTATGGATGACTTGAGTTCTGACCGCCTTGCAGAACTTCGCCAGAAATACCACACGTTATGGTCCCAAATGCTGGAAGAAGCCCCTCCAGGAGAAAATAGTGACTCCGAAAACACACTGAAAAGTGACTTGGAACGAGTCTCAGCTGAGATAAATGCTTCTACGATTGGCCTGGAACACATTTTGAGAGAGGTTGCTCAGATTTACGAAGCCCTTGGGTCTTTGGCCCTAGAAGATCAACATTTTCTTGAACTTCCACAGATCGCAGCTGACCTAATGGCTTCTGGGTATCCCATTGAGCTGATGGACGGCGACGCGTCGTACGTGCCACTGAAATGGGTGAGAGCTGTTTTTGACAAGTTGACCGAGATGTTAGGAGACAAAAAGGTGTTTGTCCTTTCTGTGCTGGGCATCCAGAGCACTGGGAAGTCCACATTGCTGAACGCCATGTTTGGTCTCCAGTTTAGTGTCAGTGCGGGGAGATGCACCAGGGGGGCATTTATGCAACTAATTAAAGTGGACGAAAGTCTCCAACAGAGCCTGAATGTTGATTACATACTAGTCGTTGATACTGAAGGGCTTCGGGCCATGGAACTAGCCAGTAAATCAACACTCAATCATGATAACGAACTAGCCACCTTCGTCATTGGTCTGGGCAACATGACAGTGATCAATATCTTTGGCGAGAACCCTTCGGAAATGCACGATATCCTGCAGATCGCTGTCCAGGCGTTTCTGAGGATGAAGCAGGTCAAGCTGTCCCCAAGCTGCTTGTTTGTGCACCAGAATGTCGGTGAAATAACGGCAAAAGAACAGAATATGGAAGGACAAAGACGCCTCCAGCAGAAATTAGATGAAATGACCGTTACTGCAGCCCAGCAAGAGTTCTGTGATGTAAACCGCTTTAGTGACGTTATCCGATTTGATGTGAACACTCACATCCATTACTTTGCTCATCTCTGGGAAGGGGACCCACCAATGGCGCCTCCCAATCCCAGCTACAGCCAAAACGTGCAGGAACTAAAGAGCAAAATTCTCATGGCTGCCAAGCAGGAATCCCAGGGCAGTGTGTTAAAGCTGTCAGAGTTAAAAGTCCGAATTGCTGATCTGTGGAAAGCTTTATTAAACGAGAACTTTGTTTTCAGCTTCAAGAATACACTGGAGATTGCGACATACAACAAGTTAGAAACAATGTTTAATCAATGGACTTGGCAGTTGAGAAGTAACGTGCTAGAACTGCAGACAAAACTGAACAATCGGATTAAGAAGAGAGAAATTCACCAAGTAACCAGGAGAAGCCTTGAAGAAGAGGTGAAAGGGAAATATGATGGCATCCTTAATGAGACAGAAAGATACTTCACTGAGGATCAAGACTGTGAAATATTAATCCAGTGGAAAGCAAGTGTTGAAAACAAGCTGAGAGACCTGAAAGAGTCATTGATTGACGAAACTAAGAGGAAAGCTGAAGAACTTATCAAGCTGATGAAGAATCAAAGCAAACTTGCTGCGAAGAAATCGGAATATGAAAATGAGCTATTCAAAAGAAGCCAAGAGCTGGCTCTGCAATTAAAAGGCAAAGAACTAAGTGAAGAAGAGTTGAAAGAGAACTTTGATGGCCTTTGGAAGCGATGGATCTATGAAGTATCTTCAGATGCTCCTTCTGTTGAGGAACCTGACATCAATGTAGATGTAGAGAACATTATTCTGGAGCATTTTAAACAGGAGCCCAATATAGCAGGGAAAATTAAACATTTCTCCTGGAAAAATTCATTTTCTGTCGATATTTCTAAGCATATTACTATGAAGAAAATACTAGGCATCTTCGATAAGACTTTAGATAAGTGTGCTATAAGGAATATAGAACAAGTTACAGATCGCATCCTACAGCTTGTTGAGATGATCATTGATACGAAGGTGCAGCAGAGAGTGGATTACAATCAAAGTTACATTCACGAAATATTGAATGAAATAAGAAGAGAGGTGGACTCGGCAGGCAAGAGCTCAAACTACACATTTAATAATGAGTACAAAATGGAGTTATCATTGTATCTGTGCAAAATGGCGGTGGAACGGTTCCAAACCATGCACACGACATTCAAGACTGCAAACGATCCAACCGTCTACCTCGACAAGAAAAGAGACGATTTCTTCAAATGTTTTCAAATTTCCTGCCAGGGAGCAACCTCCATCACAACGTTTGCCGATTTCTTATGCCACAAGCTTGCTGCAGCGATCCGCCAGGCAGTCTACGACAAGGCTGCCATTGCCCTAGCCAACGAGATGAGGTCTAACTATTCGGCCTTCAATGGCAATAGATCCAAACTGGAAACCAGTATTCTGATATCTCTGGCGGAGGAGGAAAACTTTGAGAAGTACAGACAATACATTCATTTCCCAAGGGCCTTCTTAGAGAGTTACATCAAGAAATGCGTTGATGATTATTGTTTAGACAAGAAAAATCCACGACTGAAGCATTGCTTAGATATTACCCTCGATACTTTCCAGAACCGGGTTCTTTTAGCTATTTATGACTCGACGAAAGTTGTCAAAGATAAATATGGCAGTGTATCTTTGTGGCTGGATGAATTTTGCAAGAGATTTGGAGATGACTTAGACCTTCCCCGAAGTGATCTGAAAAGCATTGAACATCAGGAGATCAAGGACATCGAGTTTCTGAAAGAGGCTATGATTAAAGCTTTGCTGCCAGTCCTGGACAACCTGAGACAGGAATTTGCTGTGGTTGATATGAAGGCTCTTAAACAGAAACCTCATCAAATGTTATTTGACCAGCTTTGCGGGTGTTGGGAGCAGTGTCCCTTTTGCAAGGCTCTTTGCACCAACACAATCCCAGGGCACGACGGGGACCACAGTGTCCAGTTCCATCGCCCTCAAGCCCTGAACGGAACCCAGTGGTATGGAACAGACCAGCTTGTCATCGAGATGTGCTCCAGCCTTGTAGCAAGCGACTGCTTCATGGTGCTCTGTGAGAACAATCAAATTCCATATAAAAGTTACAGGCAAGCGGGACCCGCATATGCCAAATGGAGCATCAGGCCAGACAACTCAGCACAGTCTTACTGGAAATGGTTTGTGTGTCATTTCAGGTCAACACTGGAAGAGGATTATTGTGCAAAATTTGAGGGCAAAGGAGCTATCCCTCGGGAGTGGGAAGAGTTTAGTAAAGGGGCTGTCATCTCTGAGCTGAAAAAGCTGTAA